One window of the Saccopteryx leptura isolate mSacLep1 chromosome 9, mSacLep1_pri_phased_curated, whole genome shotgun sequence genome contains the following:
- the PRX gene encoding periaxin isoform X2, which translates to MAVRSRSAEELRRAELVEIIVETEAQTGVTGINVAGGGKEGIYIRELREDSPAAKSLSLQEGDQLLSARVFFENFKYEDALRLLQCAEPYKVSFCLKRTVPTGDLALRPGTVSGYEIKGPRAKVAKLNIQSLSSVKKKKKMVPGVLGAPADLAPVDVEFSFPKFSRLRRGLKAEAGKGPVPAPPTRRRLQLPRLRVREVAEEAQVARLAAAAPPHRKVKAEAEVAAGAHFTAPQVELVGLGLPSTQVPQVPAPKGLGEGPAAEAATGFALHLPTFGLGAPAVPAVEPAATGIQVPQVELPSLPSLPTLPTLPCLETQERATAALVVPSLDVAAPTVEVDLALPGTELEAREEVPEVALKMPHLSFPRFGARAKEVAEVKVAKGSPEAKVKGSRLRMPTFGLSLLEPRPTAPEATVESKLKLPTIRMPSFGIGVSAPEVKVPKGPEVKFPKAPEVKLPKVPKAALPEMQLQEVALPKVSEMKLPKVPEMAVPEVRLPEVQLPTVSEMKLPKVPEMAVPDVRLPEVQLPKVSEMKLPKMPEMAVPDVRLPEVQLPKVSEMKLPKMPEMAVPDVRLPEVQLPKVSEMKLPKVPEMAVPDVRLPEVQLPKVSEMKLPKVPEMAVPDVRLPEVQLPKVSEMKLPKVPEMAVPDVRLPEVQLPKVSEMKLPKMPEMAVPDVRLPEVQLPKVSEMKLPKVPEMAVPDVRLPEVQLPKVSEMKLPKVPEMAVPDVHLPEVQLPEVQAPKVPCVQLPKAPEMHLKAARAEKAEGVEFGFKMPKMAMPKLGRARSPSRGKPGETGAEVSGKLVTLPCLQPEVDSYARVGVPSLTLPSVELDLPRALSLERQVPVAEVGKVERAEGKVAQAEGKVAVGVGEVAIRMPSVEIVTPQLPTAEVKEERVEAIEMKVKPTSKFSLPKFGLSGPKVTKAEAEGAGRATKLKVSKFAISLPKAWVGTEAEAKGAGEAGLLPALDLSIPQLSLDAHLPTGKVEMAGADFKLKGPRFALPKFGARVRDTEAGELVPGMAELEGKGWGWDGRVKMPKLKMPSFGLARGKEVEIQGGEKPEFMAGQLKIPEVELVTLGAQEEMGAEEMMVVSGARLSGLQVSTTGQAGTEGHEAGLRLPLGISLPQVELTSFSEASLGTPSGQHVKGAAPSAEGTAGYRVPVPQVTLSRPGAQVAGGELLVGEGVFKMPAVTVPQLELDVGLSREAQMGEAATGEGELRLKMPILGARAGAGVREPGDQPPGVGQTFHLSFPDVELSPPAMGSHAEYQVVEGEGDTGHKLKVRLPRFGLVRAKEGVEEGEKARSLKLRLPRVGFSQSEAIAGEGSRSPEEEEEKEEEEENEGSMEGASGRRGRLRVRLPRVGLATSSKASQGQEGEAASKSPGREKSPKFRFPRVSLSPKARSGSRDPEEGGFRVRLPSVGFSETGAPGPTRMEGAQTVVI; encoded by the exons GGGACCAGCTGCTGAGCGCCCGTGTGTTTTTTGAGAACTTCAAGTACGAGGACGCACTACGTCTGCTGCAATGCGCCGAGCCTTACAAGGTCTCCTTCTGCCTGAAGCGCACTGTGCCCACCGGGGACCTGGCGCTGAGGCCTGGGACCGTGTCTGGCTACGAGATCAAGGGCCCGCGGGCCAAGGTGGCCAAGCTG aaCATCCAGAGTCTGTCCTctgtgaagaagaagaagaagatggtgCCTGGGGTCCTGGGGGCCCCTGCAGATCTGGCCCCTGTTGACGTTGAATTCTCCTTTCCCAAGTTCTCCCGTCTGCGTCGGGGCCTCAAAGCCGAGGCCGGCAAGGGTCCTGTCCCAGCCCCGCCCACCCGCCGGCGCCTCCAGCTGCCTCGACTGCGTGTTCGAGAAGTGGCCGAAGAGGCCCAGGTAGCTCGGCTAGCTGCCGCTGCTCCTCCCCACAGAAAAGTGAAAGCGGAGGCTGAGGTGGCTGCAGGAGCCCATTTCACAGCACCCCAAGTGGAGCTGGTTGGGCTCGGGCTGCCAAGCACACAGGTCCCCCAGGTTCCAGCCCCTAAGGGACTGGGGGAGGGTCCTGCCGCAGAAGCAGCCACTGGGTTTGCCCTGCACCTGCCAACCTTTGGTCTAGGAGCTCCTGCTGTACCAGCTGTGGAGCCTGCAGCTACAGGGATTCAGGTTCCCCAAGTGGAGCTGCCCAGCTTGCCCTCACTACCCACTCTGCCCACACTACCTTgtctggagacccaggaaagggCTACGGCGGCACTGGTGGTGCCCAGCCTGGATGTGGCAGCACCTACCGTGGAGGTGGACCTAGCCTTGCCAGGCACAGAGCTGGAGGCCCGAGAAGAGGTTCCTGAGGTGGCCCTGAAGATGCCTCACCTCAGTTTTCCCCGCTTTGGGGCTCGAGCAAAGGAAGTAGCTGAAGTCAAGGTGGCCAAGGGCAGCCCCGAGGCCAAGGTGAAGGGGTCCAGACTCCGAATGCCCACCTTCGGGCTTTCTCTCCTGGAGCCCCGGCCCACTGCCCCTGAAGCCACTGTTGAGAGCAAGCTGAAGCTGCCCACCATCAGGATGCCCTCCTTTGGCATTGGGGTCTCTGCGCCTGAGGTCAAGGTGCCCAAGGGGCCTGAAGTGAAATTCCCCAAGGCACCTGAGGTCAAGCTCCCAAAAGTGCCCAAGGCAGCCCTTCCAGAAATGCAACTCCAAGAGGTGGCACTTCCAAAAGTGTCAGAGATGAAACTTCCAAAGGTGCCCGAGATGGCTGTCCCAGAGGTGCGGCTCCCAGAGGTGCAGCTGCCCACAGTGTCGGAGATGAAGCTCCCGAAGGTGCCCGAGATGGCCGTGCCAGATGTGCGGCTCCCGGAGGTGCAGCTGCCGAAAGTGTCCGAGATGAAGCTCCCAAAGATGCCCGAGATGGCCGTGCCCGACGTGCGGCTCCCGGAGGTGCAGCTGCCGAAAGTCTCCGAGATGAAGCTCCCAAAGATGCCCGAGATGGCCGTGCCCGACGTGCGGCTCCCGGAGGTGCAGCTGCCGAAAGTGTCTGAGATGAAGCTCCCGAAGGTGCCCGAGATGGCCGTGCCCGACGTGCGGCTCCCGGAGGTGCAGCTGCCGAAAGTGTCGGAGATGAAGCTCCCAAAGGTGCCCGAGATGGCCGTGCCAGATGTGCGGCTCCCGGAGGTGCAGCTGCCGAAAGTCTCCGAGATGAAGCTGCCGAAGGTGCCTGAGATGGCCGTGCCAGATGTGCGGCTCCCGGAGGTGCAGCTGCCGAAAGTGTCGGAGATGAAGCTCCCAAAGATGCCCGAGATGGCCGTGCCCGACGTGCGGCTCCCGGAGGTGCAGCTGCCGAAAGTGTCGGAGATGAAGCTGCCAAAGGTGCCCGAGATGGCCGTGCCAGATGTGCGGCTCCCGGAGGTGCAGCTGCCGAAAGTGTCCGAGATGAAGCTCCCGAAGGTGCCCGAGATGGCCGTGCCTGACGTACACCTCCCAGAAGTGCAGCTGCCAGAAGTGCAGGCGCCAAAGGTCCCATGTGTGCAGCTTCCCAAGGCTCCAGAGATGCACCTTAAAGCTGCCAGggcagagaaggcagagggggtGGAATTTGGCTTCAAGATGCCCAAGATGGCCATGCCTAAGCTAGGGAGGGCAAGGTCACCATCACGAGGCAAGCCAGGGGAAACAGGGGCTGAGGTCTCAGGGAAGCTAGTGACACTTCCCTGTCTGCAGCCCGAGGTGGACAGTTATGCACGTGTGGGTGTCCCCTCTCTCACACTGCCCTCAGTGGAGCTAGACCTGCCAAGGGCACTAAGCCTGGAGCGGCAGGTTCCAGTGGCTGAAGTGGGCAAGGTGGAGCGGGCAGAAGGCAAGGTAGCACAGGCAGAGGGCAAGGTGGCAGTAGGCGTCGGGGAAGTGGCCATCCGGATGCCCTCTGTTGAGATTGTCACTCCACAGCTGCCCACAGCGGAAGTCAAGGAAGAGCGGGTGGAGGCGATAGAGATGAAAGTCAAACCCACCTCCAAGTTCTCTCTGCCAAAGTTTGGACTCTCAGGGCCAAAGGTGACCAAGGCAGAGGCTGAGGGGGCTGGGCGAGCCACCAAGCTGAAAGTGTCCAAGTTTGCCATCTCACTCCCCAAGGCTTGGGTAGGGACCGAGGCTGAAGCGAAAGGGGCCGGGGAGGCAGGGTTGCTCCCCGCTCTCGACCTGTCTATCCCTCAGCTCAGCCTCGATGCCCATCTGCCAACAGGCAAGGTGGAGATGGCAGGGGCCGACTTCAAGCTCAAGGGGCCCAGGTTCGCTCTGCCCAAGTTTGGGGCCAGAGTCCGGGACACCGAGGCCGGAGAACTGGTGCCAGGCATGGCTGAGTTGGAGGGCAAGGGCTGGGGTTGGGATGGGAGGGTGAAGATGCCCAAACTGAAAATGCCTTCCTTTGGGCTGGCTCGGGGGAAGGAGGTAGAAATTCAGGGTGGTGAAAAGCCAGAATTTATGGCTGGGCAGCTTAAAATCCCTGAGGTGGAGCTGGTCACACTGGGGGCCCAGGAGGAAATGGGGGCGGAAGAGATGATGGTTGTCAGTGGGGCACGGCTGTCAGGCCTACAAGTGTCCACAACAGGGCAGGCAGGCACTGAGGGCCATGAGGCAGGGCTGAGGTTGCCCCTGGGCATCTCCCTGCCCCAGGTGGAGCTGACTAGCTTCAGTGAGGCCAGCCTGGGTACTCCCTCGGGGCAGCATGTCAAGGGTGCAGCCCCTTCGGCAGAGGGCACGGCAGGCTACAGGGTTCCGGTGCCTCAGGTGACCTTATCTCGACCTGGAGCCCAAGTGGCAGGCGGTGAGCTCTTGGTGGGAGAGGGCGTCTTCAAGATGCCTGCTGTAACAGTGCCTCAGCTTGAGCTGGATGTGGGGCTGAGCAGAGAGGCACAGATGGGCGAGGCAGCCACAGGTGAGGGCGAGCTAAGGCTGAAGATGCCCATATTGGgggccagagctggggctggggtcaGAGAGCCTGGGGACCAGCCCCCAGGGGTCGGACAAACCTTCCATCTCTCATTTCCTGATGTGGAGCTCTCACCGCCCGCCATGGGCAGCCATGCCGAGTACCAGGTGGTAGAGGGCGAGGGAGACACTGGACACAAACTGAAGGTACGGCTGCCCCGGTTTGGCCTGGTGCGGGCCAAGGAGGGGgttgaggagggggagaaggccAGGAGTCTGAAACTCAGGCTGCCTCGCGTGGGCTTCAGTCAGAGCGAGGCTATCGCTGGGGAAGGCTCTCGGagccctgaggaggaggaggagaaggaggaggaggaagaaaacgaGGGCAGCATGGAAGGGGCCTCTGGTCGCCGAGGTCGCCTCCGAGTTCGCTTGCCCCGTGTGGGCCTGGCTACTTCTTCCAAGGCCTCTCAGGGGCAGGAGGGTGAGGCAGCCTCCAAGTCCCCTGGTAGAGAGAAGTCCCCCAAGTTCCGCTTCCCCAGGGTGTCCCTAAGCCCCAAGGCCCGAAGTGGAAGCAGGGACCCAGAAGAGGGTGGATTCCGGGTCCGACTGCCCAGTGTGGGGTTCTCGGAGACAGGGGCTCCAGGCCCCACCAGGATGGAGGGGGCTCAGACTGTTGTCATCTGA
- the PRX gene encoding periaxin isoform X1: protein MAGSVRDLALATPGDHRHLPQELRRAELVEIIVETEAQTGVTGINVAGGGKEGIYIRELREDSPAAKSLSLQEGDQLLSARVFFENFKYEDALRLLQCAEPYKVSFCLKRTVPTGDLALRPGTVSGYEIKGPRAKVAKLNIQSLSSVKKKKKMVPGVLGAPADLAPVDVEFSFPKFSRLRRGLKAEAGKGPVPAPPTRRRLQLPRLRVREVAEEAQVARLAAAAPPHRKVKAEAEVAAGAHFTAPQVELVGLGLPSTQVPQVPAPKGLGEGPAAEAATGFALHLPTFGLGAPAVPAVEPAATGIQVPQVELPSLPSLPTLPTLPCLETQERATAALVVPSLDVAAPTVEVDLALPGTELEAREEVPEVALKMPHLSFPRFGARAKEVAEVKVAKGSPEAKVKGSRLRMPTFGLSLLEPRPTAPEATVESKLKLPTIRMPSFGIGVSAPEVKVPKGPEVKFPKAPEVKLPKVPKAALPEMQLQEVALPKVSEMKLPKVPEMAVPEVRLPEVQLPTVSEMKLPKVPEMAVPDVRLPEVQLPKVSEMKLPKMPEMAVPDVRLPEVQLPKVSEMKLPKMPEMAVPDVRLPEVQLPKVSEMKLPKVPEMAVPDVRLPEVQLPKVSEMKLPKVPEMAVPDVRLPEVQLPKVSEMKLPKVPEMAVPDVRLPEVQLPKVSEMKLPKMPEMAVPDVRLPEVQLPKVSEMKLPKVPEMAVPDVRLPEVQLPKVSEMKLPKVPEMAVPDVHLPEVQLPEVQAPKVPCVQLPKAPEMHLKAARAEKAEGVEFGFKMPKMAMPKLGRARSPSRGKPGETGAEVSGKLVTLPCLQPEVDSYARVGVPSLTLPSVELDLPRALSLERQVPVAEVGKVERAEGKVAQAEGKVAVGVGEVAIRMPSVEIVTPQLPTAEVKEERVEAIEMKVKPTSKFSLPKFGLSGPKVTKAEAEGAGRATKLKVSKFAISLPKAWVGTEAEAKGAGEAGLLPALDLSIPQLSLDAHLPTGKVEMAGADFKLKGPRFALPKFGARVRDTEAGELVPGMAELEGKGWGWDGRVKMPKLKMPSFGLARGKEVEIQGGEKPEFMAGQLKIPEVELVTLGAQEEMGAEEMMVVSGARLSGLQVSTTGQAGTEGHEAGLRLPLGISLPQVELTSFSEASLGTPSGQHVKGAAPSAEGTAGYRVPVPQVTLSRPGAQVAGGELLVGEGVFKMPAVTVPQLELDVGLSREAQMGEAATGEGELRLKMPILGARAGAGVREPGDQPPGVGQTFHLSFPDVELSPPAMGSHAEYQVVEGEGDTGHKLKVRLPRFGLVRAKEGVEEGEKARSLKLRLPRVGFSQSEAIAGEGSRSPEEEEEKEEEEENEGSMEGASGRRGRLRVRLPRVGLATSSKASQGQEGEAASKSPGREKSPKFRFPRVSLSPKARSGSRDPEEGGFRVRLPSVGFSETGAPGPTRMEGAQTVVI, encoded by the exons GGGACCAGCTGCTGAGCGCCCGTGTGTTTTTTGAGAACTTCAAGTACGAGGACGCACTACGTCTGCTGCAATGCGCCGAGCCTTACAAGGTCTCCTTCTGCCTGAAGCGCACTGTGCCCACCGGGGACCTGGCGCTGAGGCCTGGGACCGTGTCTGGCTACGAGATCAAGGGCCCGCGGGCCAAGGTGGCCAAGCTG aaCATCCAGAGTCTGTCCTctgtgaagaagaagaagaagatggtgCCTGGGGTCCTGGGGGCCCCTGCAGATCTGGCCCCTGTTGACGTTGAATTCTCCTTTCCCAAGTTCTCCCGTCTGCGTCGGGGCCTCAAAGCCGAGGCCGGCAAGGGTCCTGTCCCAGCCCCGCCCACCCGCCGGCGCCTCCAGCTGCCTCGACTGCGTGTTCGAGAAGTGGCCGAAGAGGCCCAGGTAGCTCGGCTAGCTGCCGCTGCTCCTCCCCACAGAAAAGTGAAAGCGGAGGCTGAGGTGGCTGCAGGAGCCCATTTCACAGCACCCCAAGTGGAGCTGGTTGGGCTCGGGCTGCCAAGCACACAGGTCCCCCAGGTTCCAGCCCCTAAGGGACTGGGGGAGGGTCCTGCCGCAGAAGCAGCCACTGGGTTTGCCCTGCACCTGCCAACCTTTGGTCTAGGAGCTCCTGCTGTACCAGCTGTGGAGCCTGCAGCTACAGGGATTCAGGTTCCCCAAGTGGAGCTGCCCAGCTTGCCCTCACTACCCACTCTGCCCACACTACCTTgtctggagacccaggaaagggCTACGGCGGCACTGGTGGTGCCCAGCCTGGATGTGGCAGCACCTACCGTGGAGGTGGACCTAGCCTTGCCAGGCACAGAGCTGGAGGCCCGAGAAGAGGTTCCTGAGGTGGCCCTGAAGATGCCTCACCTCAGTTTTCCCCGCTTTGGGGCTCGAGCAAAGGAAGTAGCTGAAGTCAAGGTGGCCAAGGGCAGCCCCGAGGCCAAGGTGAAGGGGTCCAGACTCCGAATGCCCACCTTCGGGCTTTCTCTCCTGGAGCCCCGGCCCACTGCCCCTGAAGCCACTGTTGAGAGCAAGCTGAAGCTGCCCACCATCAGGATGCCCTCCTTTGGCATTGGGGTCTCTGCGCCTGAGGTCAAGGTGCCCAAGGGGCCTGAAGTGAAATTCCCCAAGGCACCTGAGGTCAAGCTCCCAAAAGTGCCCAAGGCAGCCCTTCCAGAAATGCAACTCCAAGAGGTGGCACTTCCAAAAGTGTCAGAGATGAAACTTCCAAAGGTGCCCGAGATGGCTGTCCCAGAGGTGCGGCTCCCAGAGGTGCAGCTGCCCACAGTGTCGGAGATGAAGCTCCCGAAGGTGCCCGAGATGGCCGTGCCAGATGTGCGGCTCCCGGAGGTGCAGCTGCCGAAAGTGTCCGAGATGAAGCTCCCAAAGATGCCCGAGATGGCCGTGCCCGACGTGCGGCTCCCGGAGGTGCAGCTGCCGAAAGTCTCCGAGATGAAGCTCCCAAAGATGCCCGAGATGGCCGTGCCCGACGTGCGGCTCCCGGAGGTGCAGCTGCCGAAAGTGTCTGAGATGAAGCTCCCGAAGGTGCCCGAGATGGCCGTGCCCGACGTGCGGCTCCCGGAGGTGCAGCTGCCGAAAGTGTCGGAGATGAAGCTCCCAAAGGTGCCCGAGATGGCCGTGCCAGATGTGCGGCTCCCGGAGGTGCAGCTGCCGAAAGTCTCCGAGATGAAGCTGCCGAAGGTGCCTGAGATGGCCGTGCCAGATGTGCGGCTCCCGGAGGTGCAGCTGCCGAAAGTGTCGGAGATGAAGCTCCCAAAGATGCCCGAGATGGCCGTGCCCGACGTGCGGCTCCCGGAGGTGCAGCTGCCGAAAGTGTCGGAGATGAAGCTGCCAAAGGTGCCCGAGATGGCCGTGCCAGATGTGCGGCTCCCGGAGGTGCAGCTGCCGAAAGTGTCCGAGATGAAGCTCCCGAAGGTGCCCGAGATGGCCGTGCCTGACGTACACCTCCCAGAAGTGCAGCTGCCAGAAGTGCAGGCGCCAAAGGTCCCATGTGTGCAGCTTCCCAAGGCTCCAGAGATGCACCTTAAAGCTGCCAGggcagagaaggcagagggggtGGAATTTGGCTTCAAGATGCCCAAGATGGCCATGCCTAAGCTAGGGAGGGCAAGGTCACCATCACGAGGCAAGCCAGGGGAAACAGGGGCTGAGGTCTCAGGGAAGCTAGTGACACTTCCCTGTCTGCAGCCCGAGGTGGACAGTTATGCACGTGTGGGTGTCCCCTCTCTCACACTGCCCTCAGTGGAGCTAGACCTGCCAAGGGCACTAAGCCTGGAGCGGCAGGTTCCAGTGGCTGAAGTGGGCAAGGTGGAGCGGGCAGAAGGCAAGGTAGCACAGGCAGAGGGCAAGGTGGCAGTAGGCGTCGGGGAAGTGGCCATCCGGATGCCCTCTGTTGAGATTGTCACTCCACAGCTGCCCACAGCGGAAGTCAAGGAAGAGCGGGTGGAGGCGATAGAGATGAAAGTCAAACCCACCTCCAAGTTCTCTCTGCCAAAGTTTGGACTCTCAGGGCCAAAGGTGACCAAGGCAGAGGCTGAGGGGGCTGGGCGAGCCACCAAGCTGAAAGTGTCCAAGTTTGCCATCTCACTCCCCAAGGCTTGGGTAGGGACCGAGGCTGAAGCGAAAGGGGCCGGGGAGGCAGGGTTGCTCCCCGCTCTCGACCTGTCTATCCCTCAGCTCAGCCTCGATGCCCATCTGCCAACAGGCAAGGTGGAGATGGCAGGGGCCGACTTCAAGCTCAAGGGGCCCAGGTTCGCTCTGCCCAAGTTTGGGGCCAGAGTCCGGGACACCGAGGCCGGAGAACTGGTGCCAGGCATGGCTGAGTTGGAGGGCAAGGGCTGGGGTTGGGATGGGAGGGTGAAGATGCCCAAACTGAAAATGCCTTCCTTTGGGCTGGCTCGGGGGAAGGAGGTAGAAATTCAGGGTGGTGAAAAGCCAGAATTTATGGCTGGGCAGCTTAAAATCCCTGAGGTGGAGCTGGTCACACTGGGGGCCCAGGAGGAAATGGGGGCGGAAGAGATGATGGTTGTCAGTGGGGCACGGCTGTCAGGCCTACAAGTGTCCACAACAGGGCAGGCAGGCACTGAGGGCCATGAGGCAGGGCTGAGGTTGCCCCTGGGCATCTCCCTGCCCCAGGTGGAGCTGACTAGCTTCAGTGAGGCCAGCCTGGGTACTCCCTCGGGGCAGCATGTCAAGGGTGCAGCCCCTTCGGCAGAGGGCACGGCAGGCTACAGGGTTCCGGTGCCTCAGGTGACCTTATCTCGACCTGGAGCCCAAGTGGCAGGCGGTGAGCTCTTGGTGGGAGAGGGCGTCTTCAAGATGCCTGCTGTAACAGTGCCTCAGCTTGAGCTGGATGTGGGGCTGAGCAGAGAGGCACAGATGGGCGAGGCAGCCACAGGTGAGGGCGAGCTAAGGCTGAAGATGCCCATATTGGgggccagagctggggctggggtcaGAGAGCCTGGGGACCAGCCCCCAGGGGTCGGACAAACCTTCCATCTCTCATTTCCTGATGTGGAGCTCTCACCGCCCGCCATGGGCAGCCATGCCGAGTACCAGGTGGTAGAGGGCGAGGGAGACACTGGACACAAACTGAAGGTACGGCTGCCCCGGTTTGGCCTGGTGCGGGCCAAGGAGGGGgttgaggagggggagaaggccAGGAGTCTGAAACTCAGGCTGCCTCGCGTGGGCTTCAGTCAGAGCGAGGCTATCGCTGGGGAAGGCTCTCGGagccctgaggaggaggaggagaaggaggaggaggaagaaaacgaGGGCAGCATGGAAGGGGCCTCTGGTCGCCGAGGTCGCCTCCGAGTTCGCTTGCCCCGTGTGGGCCTGGCTACTTCTTCCAAGGCCTCTCAGGGGCAGGAGGGTGAGGCAGCCTCCAAGTCCCCTGGTAGAGAGAAGTCCCCCAAGTTCCGCTTCCCCAGGGTGTCCCTAAGCCCCAAGGCCCGAAGTGGAAGCAGGGACCCAGAAGAGGGTGGATTCCGGGTCCGACTGCCCAGTGTGGGGTTCTCGGAGACAGGGGCTCCAGGCCCCACCAGGATGGAGGGGGCTCAGACTGTTGTCATCTGA